The nucleotide sequence ACTGAATTTAGTATCCTGAATGACCCATCGATTATTCAAAGGCATGGCAGGATCTCTGACTGGAATTCCAAAATCTAGTCGGAGAATAAAATATACCAGGTCTAATCGAATTCCAAAACCGGTACCAACAGCAACTTCTGAAAGGAAAGTATTAAACTTAAACTGTCCTCCTGACTGAGCATCTTCTTCTCTGAAGGTCCAAACATTTCCCATGTCAACAAATACAGCTCCTTTAATTACTGAAACAATATCAAACCGATATTCGTAATTATTTTCCAGTTTAATTTCACCATTCTGACTAAAACTTGAATTATTGGTTCCGCTATATGAACCCGGGCCAAGTCGTCTGAGTGGCCAGGCCCGAATACTATTTGCTCCTCCAATATAGTAGCGCTTTTCAAATGGCAAGGTA is from Bacteroidota bacterium and encodes:
- a CDS encoding BamA/TamA family outer membrane protein; amino-acid sequence: WSISFKDQTKGNRKFWRVRWNIFETAGNLPRLAFVLAEGNRNISDTTVYQIGKTTFFQYLKSDIDASINYSINPWSSFAARFLVGVGAPFGNSVTLPFEKRYYIGGANSIRAWPLRRLGPGSYSGTNNSSFSQNGEIKLENNYEYRFDIVSVIKGAVFVDMGNVWTFREEDAQSGGQFKFNTFLSEVAVGTGFGIRLDLVYFILRLDFGIPVRDPAMPLNNRWVIQDTKFSDINFNLGIGYSF